One segment of Thamnophis elegans isolate rThaEle1 chromosome 16, rThaEle1.pri, whole genome shotgun sequence DNA contains the following:
- the CRABP1 gene encoding cellular retinoic acid-binding protein 1, producing the protein MPNFAGNWKMKSSENFDELLKVLGVNAMLRKVAVAAASKPHVEIRQDGDQFYIKTSTTVRTTEISFKVGESFDEETVDGRKCRSLATWENENKLYCKQTLLDGQGPKTYWTRELAGDELILTFGADEVVCTRIYTRE; encoded by the exons ATGCCCAACTTCGCCGggaactggaagatgaaaagcAGCGAGAATTTCGACGAACTCCTGAAAGTCCTTG GAGTGAATGCCATGCTGCGGAAAGTGGCGGTGGCCGCCGCCTCCAAGCCCCACGTGGAGATCCGCCAGGACGGGGACCAGTTCTACATCAAGACCTCCACCACCGTCCGCACCACGGAGATCAGCTTCAAAGTAGGGGAGAGCTTCGACGAGGAGACGGTAGATGGGAGGAAATGCCGG agtttGGCCACTTGGGAGAATGAGAACAAGCTTTACTGCAAGCAAACGCTGCTGGACGGCCAGGGTCCCAAAACCTACTGGACAAGAGAGCTGGCTGGAGATGAGCTGATTTTG ACCTTTGGGGCCGACGAAGTTGTGTGCACGAGGATTTACACGCgggagtga